The proteins below come from a single Agrococcus beijingensis genomic window:
- a CDS encoding ABC transporter ATP-binding protein, with translation MPAPVIEAKGLTKRYGDFTAVDGIDFAIEPGEAFGFLGPNGAGKSTTMRMIAATSTRTSGDLSVLGFDPADHGPEIRAQLGIVPQADQLDEELRVIDNLIVYGRYFGLPLDYVRRRAEELLEFAQLTEKRKARVDGLSGGMKRRLTIARGLINAPKAMLLDEPTTGLDPQARHVLWDRLFRLKEEGTTLVLTTHYMDEAEQLCDRLVVVDKGRIVAEGSPAALIKQYSTREVLEVRFGSSRNEEAARAIDGIGSRIEVLPDRVLVYDDDGEAAMAAVHERGLAPITSLVRRSSLEDVFLRLTGRSLIE, from the coding sequence GTGCCAGCACCTGTCATCGAGGCCAAGGGCCTGACGAAGCGATACGGCGACTTCACGGCAGTCGACGGCATCGACTTCGCCATCGAGCCGGGGGAGGCCTTCGGCTTCCTCGGGCCCAACGGCGCCGGCAAGTCGACCACGATGCGCATGATCGCGGCGACCTCCACGCGCACCTCGGGCGACCTCAGCGTGCTCGGCTTCGATCCCGCCGATCACGGCCCCGAGATCCGCGCGCAGCTGGGCATCGTGCCGCAGGCCGACCAGCTCGACGAGGAGCTGCGGGTGATCGACAACCTCATCGTCTACGGCCGCTACTTCGGGCTGCCGCTCGACTACGTGCGCCGCCGAGCCGAGGAGCTGCTCGAGTTCGCGCAGCTGACCGAGAAGCGCAAGGCGCGCGTCGACGGCCTCTCGGGCGGCATGAAGCGGCGCCTCACGATCGCCCGTGGGCTGATCAACGCGCCGAAGGCGATGCTGCTCGACGAGCCGACCACCGGGCTCGACCCGCAGGCGCGGCACGTGCTGTGGGATCGGCTGTTCCGGCTCAAGGAGGAGGGCACGACGCTCGTGCTCACCACCCACTACATGGACGAGGCGGAGCAGCTCTGCGACCGGCTGGTGGTCGTCGACAAGGGCCGGATCGTCGCGGAGGGCAGCCCGGCAGCCCTCATCAAGCAGTACTCCACCCGCGAGGTGCTCGAGGTGCGCTTCGGCTCGTCGCGCAACGAGGAGGCGGCGCGGGCGATCGACGGCATCGGCTCGCGCATCGAGGTGCTGCCCGACCGCGTGCTCGTCTACGACGACGACGGAGAGGCGGCGATGGCGGCCGTGCACGAGCGCGGTCTCGCGCCGATCACGAGCCTGGTGCGCCGCTCGAGCCTGGAAGACGTGTTCCTGCGCCTGACGGGAAGGTCGCTGATCGAATGA